The Pseudalkalibacillus hwajinpoensis nucleotide sequence AGAATGTATCTTATCTTTCTGGCGGAATGAAGGCATGGAGTGAATACCTTGAGCCTGTTAAAGTAGGCGATCTTCCGGGAGGAGCACTCTATCAATTTGTTCGCCTTGGTAAAGGGTGTCTTTCATATTTGATTGAATCAAATGGAGAGGCTGCTATTATGGATGCGAATCGAATGATTGAGAATTACACAACCTTTGCAGAAAACAAAGGTCTTACGATTAAAGCAACATTTGATACACATCTTCACGCAGATCACATTTCTGGGGGGAAGTCGTTAGCTGACCAGGTAAATGGAACGTATTACCTTCCAGAAGAAGATGCTGGTGAAGTAACCTTCGAATATTCAGCACTTAAAGAAGGAACTTCAGTGTCTATTGGAAACGTAACAGTTGAACCGATCTACTCTCCAGGACACACCATAGGAAGTACGTCACTTATGATCAATGATGCTTACCTTTTAACTGGTGATATTCTATTTGTTGAATCAATTGGTCGCCCGGATTTAGCTGGCAAAGCTGAAGATTGGGTTCTTGACCTTCGCACAACACTTTATAACCGGTAT carries:
- a CDS encoding MBL fold metallo-hydrolase, with product MDLKQKHASEVAKKVINKQELFILDVRNEEAYGDWKIEGESVTSMNVPYFDLIDGVEEILPKLPKDKEILVVCAKEGSSIFVGEELVEAGMENVSYLSGGMKAWSEYLEPVKVGDLPGGALYQFVRLGKGCLSYLIESNGEAAIMDANRMIENYTTFAENKGLTIKATFDTHLHADHISGGKSLADQVNGTYYLPEEDAGEVTFEYSALKEGTSVSIGNVTVEPIYSPGHTIGSTSLMINDAYLLTGDILFVESIGRPDLAGKAEDWVLDLRTTLYNRYKEMAGELVVLPAHFSKMAELDENGAVSAKLQDLYQKNDGLNVEKEEDFRKMVTENLPPQPNAYQEIRETNMGKITPDEETKREMEIGPNRCAVN